One genomic segment of Kiritimatiella glycovorans includes these proteins:
- the pgmB gene encoding beta-phosphoglucomutase: MAHQIRAVLFDLDGVVVFTDKYHYLGWKKLADEKGWAFDEEINHRCRGVPRLASLQVILDHNHVELPQEEKERLADVKNEYYRELLKEINEEDLYPGALDLLRRLRAEGTRTACCSSSKNAQTVLDALGIGEYFDAVVTGHDIENPKPAPDIFLLGAERVNMHPYHCLVFEDAESGVEAARAAGMKCVGVGPRERLPSAGETVEDYARIDVQALLDAGRVRSVPAEPWSLTEDEVRPDRCPYWETALALTNGVFGVRGTFEESEPGYDAYPATLVNGLCGYEPYHHIWKMPGFPEYRHAILNMCDWVNIDLEVDGERFSIASSTVRDHCRRLDLKRGIVERSFIWTTTAGTEVEVHTERLVSMVRRQIGALRYSVKAPQGTRLSLTSRTRLLVPSRVMGGEQVRVRETGEEDGIEVAVQELVTSDDAAAVAQAHSPEGERSLEGSDFVFRYTAETGATLDKIFGVWSTMDGPEDDIKPRAVEEVASARKAGYEELRREQESFWARFWRDADLEIDGPVQDQQAVRFNLFHLRQGNPERGNRSISANGLSGDQYSGHVFWDTEMYMVPAFVYTQPESVRPLLEYRYSILDKARERAREMEGKGALFSWNSVKGEECGHVFEAATAQYHLVADIACAIGLYDRMTGDDAFLFEKGAEILFEVSRFMEDRGCYVDHKGGRFCLNVVCGPDEYGCGVNNNAYTNVMTRWMFEYACEVYARMERDAPQALEALRARIGLDEEEVGRWRRAAERMYVPYDDELGITPQDDCFLELDPVDMDLVPKNTDIRSHHHPLNLWRMQVIKQADTVMLMFTQGHRFSRELKERNYRFYEPRTNHGSSLSPCMHNILACEIGDIEDAYGFFRQTALMDIHDFKNNTAGGVHSACLGGCWMTVVHGFGGMRDYPGGLEFNPVLPDAWEGLAFPVTWKGRRLKINVSRNEAGVTLLEGEPMSLKLCGEDMELTAAGDRVAKPLG, translated from the coding sequence ATGGCACATCAGATACGGGCGGTTTTATTCGATCTCGACGGCGTGGTGGTGTTCACGGACAAGTATCACTATCTCGGCTGGAAGAAGCTCGCCGACGAAAAGGGGTGGGCATTCGACGAGGAGATCAATCACCGCTGTCGCGGCGTGCCGCGCCTGGCCTCGCTGCAGGTCATCCTCGACCACAACCATGTGGAGCTGCCGCAGGAGGAGAAGGAGCGGCTGGCCGACGTAAAGAACGAGTATTACAGGGAGCTGCTCAAGGAGATCAACGAGGAGGATCTCTATCCCGGCGCCCTTGATCTGCTCCGGCGCCTCAGGGCCGAGGGCACGCGCACGGCCTGCTGCTCTTCGAGTAAAAATGCGCAGACGGTGCTCGATGCGCTCGGGATCGGCGAGTATTTCGACGCGGTCGTCACCGGACACGACATCGAAAACCCCAAGCCGGCCCCCGACATTTTTCTGCTGGGGGCCGAACGCGTGAACATGCATCCCTATCATTGCCTCGTGTTCGAGGATGCCGAATCGGGGGTCGAGGCCGCCCGCGCCGCGGGCATGAAGTGCGTCGGCGTCGGCCCGCGGGAACGGCTGCCCTCGGCCGGCGAGACCGTGGAGGATTACGCGCGGATCGATGTGCAGGCCCTCCTCGATGCGGGCCGCGTCCGGTCCGTGCCCGCCGAACCGTGGAGTCTGACCGAGGACGAAGTGCGGCCCGACCGCTGCCCCTACTGGGAGACGGCCCTCGCGCTGACCAACGGTGTCTTCGGCGTGCGCGGAACCTTCGAAGAGAGCGAACCGGGCTACGACGCCTACCCGGCGACCCTCGTCAACGGGCTGTGCGGCTACGAGCCGTACCACCACATCTGGAAGATGCCCGGATTCCCCGAATACCGGCACGCGATCCTCAACATGTGCGACTGGGTCAACATCGATCTCGAAGTCGACGGCGAACGATTCAGCATCGCCTCCTCGACGGTTCGCGACCATTGCCGCCGGCTCGATCTGAAGCGCGGCATCGTCGAGCGCTCCTTTATCTGGACCACGACGGCCGGCACGGAAGTGGAAGTTCACACGGAACGGCTGGTGTCGATGGTCCGCCGCCAGATCGGCGCCCTGCGGTATTCCGTAAAGGCCCCGCAGGGCACGCGGCTTTCACTGACCTCACGCACCCGCCTGCTCGTGCCGAGCCGGGTGATGGGCGGTGAACAGGTCCGCGTCCGTGAAACCGGCGAAGAAGACGGCATCGAGGTCGCCGTGCAGGAGCTCGTCACCTCGGACGACGCCGCAGCCGTGGCACAGGCCCACTCGCCGGAGGGGGAAAGAAGCCTCGAGGGAAGCGATTTTGTATTTCGCTATACGGCGGAGACGGGGGCGACGCTCGACAAGATCTTCGGCGTGTGGTCCACCATGGACGGCCCGGAGGATGACATCAAACCGCGCGCCGTGGAGGAGGTCGCCTCGGCACGAAAGGCGGGCTACGAAGAACTGCGGCGGGAACAGGAGTCATTCTGGGCCCGGTTCTGGAGGGACGCGGACCTGGAGATCGACGGCCCCGTGCAGGACCAGCAGGCGGTCCGCTTCAATCTCTTCCACCTCCGCCAGGGCAACCCGGAGCGGGGCAACCGCAGCATCAGCGCCAACGGGCTCTCGGGCGACCAGTATTCCGGGCACGTGTTCTGGGACACCGAAATGTACATGGTGCCGGCCTTCGTCTACACCCAGCCGGAGAGCGTACGGCCGCTGCTCGAGTACCGCTACAGCATTCTCGACAAGGCCCGCGAACGCGCCCGCGAGATGGAAGGCAAAGGCGCGCTTTTTTCATGGAACTCGGTCAAGGGCGAAGAGTGCGGACACGTATTCGAAGCCGCCACGGCCCAGTATCACCTGGTCGCCGATATCGCCTGCGCCATCGGACTGTACGACCGGATGACCGGCGACGACGCGTTCCTGTTCGAAAAGGGAGCGGAAATCCTTTTTGAAGTCTCACGATTCATGGAGGACCGCGGTTGTTACGTGGATCATAAGGGCGGGCGGTTCTGTCTCAATGTCGTCTGCGGCCCGGACGAGTACGGCTGCGGGGTCAACAATAACGCCTATACGAACGTGATGACACGCTGGATGTTCGAATACGCCTGCGAGGTGTACGCCCGCATGGAGCGGGACGCGCCGCAGGCCCTCGAAGCTCTGCGCGCAAGGATCGGTCTGGATGAGGAGGAAGTCGGGCGCTGGCGCCGGGCGGCGGAAAGGATGTATGTGCCCTACGACGACGAACTCGGAATTACGCCGCAGGACGACTGTTTTCTTGAGCTGGATCCTGTGGATATGGACCTCGTACCGAAAAACACCGACATCCGGTCGCACCACCACCCGCTGAACCTCTGGCGCATGCAGGTCATCAAACAGGCGGATACGGTGATGCTGATGTTCACGCAGGGCCACCGGTTCAGCCGGGAACTCAAGGAACGCAACTACCGCTTCTACGAACCGCGCACCAATCACGGATCCTCCCTCTCCCCCTGCATGCACAATATCCTTGCCTGCGAGATCGGGGACATCGAGGACGCCTACGGCTTCTTCCGCCAGACGGCGCTGATGGACATCCACGATTTCAAAAACAATACCGCCGGCGGCGTGCACTCCGCCTGCCTCGGCGGCTGCTGGATGACCGTGGTCCACGGGTTCGGCGGGATGCGCGACTACCCCGGCGGACTCGAATTCAATCCCGTCCTCCCGGATGCATGGGAAGGCCTTGCATTCCCGGTCACCTGGAAAGGCCGCCGACTGAAGATAAATGTCTCCCGGAATGAAGCGGGCGTGACCCTGCTGGAAGGCGAGCCGATGTCGTTGAAGCTCTGCGGCGAGGACATGGAGCTGACCGCGGCAGGCGACCGCGTCGCGAAGCCGCTGGGTTGA
- a CDS encoding cellulase family glycosylhydrolase, translating into MNVTLRFFAAMFAVIFLFCGLAASGGSETAGELPGRPWFLDEHNRHFIMNGVVMNTEDSRGDLHFPREAYERMRPMGLNVQVVRLLCPRLGGWPGTEWDPEYLEKVDRLVRLGREAGMKTIFKMTLYDLTDVAYGKLTEEHWAQLFLDRDDTQEAYLGAWMRVFERYADNCAVYGYDLLNEPLAAGGGSRRKVWEVAPELGGPERFEREYFMPLYRRVIDRLREISPDKWAFFQPMHVTIPEHIESGFPCHRVTISPRRDQTAYAPHYYGTEPEKAVNRYLEDAAVAGTPLFIGEYGPATKERTDTNLQAQIDYKLNLMRTVELLDRNVIGHVKAWWCGSRVYNASAHQRHRRTWAIFKGDSQALGPEREYILDVMARPRPLFVAGKVGAFHFDFATRVFEMEFSPGAARGPSEIFIPADRHYPDGFRIRYRDLELAWNPKKPRGFSVVSNPERYNRWLFRWNRKQQRLIVKRWPDHEPVATLRVVPGWRD; encoded by the coding sequence ATGAACGTGACGCTACGGTTTTTTGCAGCAATGTTTGCAGTCATTTTCCTTTTCTGCGGACTGGCCGCATCCGGCGGCTCCGAAACCGCCGGGGAACTCCCGGGACGGCCCTGGTTCCTGGACGAGCACAACCGCCACTTTATCATGAACGGGGTGGTGATGAACACCGAGGATTCGCGCGGGGATCTTCATTTTCCGCGCGAAGCCTACGAGCGCATGCGTCCGATGGGGCTCAACGTCCAGGTCGTTCGTCTGCTGTGTCCCCGCCTGGGCGGGTGGCCGGGGACGGAATGGGATCCGGAGTACCTGGAGAAGGTTGACCGGCTGGTCCGCCTCGGGCGGGAGGCCGGGATGAAGACGATCTTCAAGATGACGCTCTACGATCTGACCGATGTCGCCTATGGCAAACTTACAGAAGAGCATTGGGCCCAACTCTTTCTCGACAGGGATGACACTCAGGAGGCCTATCTCGGGGCCTGGATGCGGGTGTTCGAACGTTACGCCGACAACTGCGCCGTCTATGGATACGACCTGCTCAACGAGCCGCTCGCGGCGGGCGGGGGTTCGCGCCGCAAGGTGTGGGAGGTCGCGCCCGAGCTGGGCGGGCCGGAGCGTTTCGAGCGGGAGTATTTCATGCCGCTGTACCGGCGGGTGATCGACCGTCTGCGCGAGATCAGTCCGGATAAGTGGGCCTTCTTCCAGCCGATGCACGTGACGATTCCCGAGCACATCGAGAGCGGGTTTCCCTGCCACCGGGTCACCATTTCGCCCAGGCGCGACCAGACGGCCTACGCGCCACACTACTATGGTACGGAGCCGGAAAAGGCTGTAAATCGTTATCTGGAGGACGCCGCCGTGGCCGGCACGCCGCTGTTTATCGGAGAATACGGTCCGGCGACGAAAGAGCGCACCGACACCAATCTTCAGGCGCAGATCGACTACAAGCTCAACCTCATGCGCACCGTGGAACTTTTGGACCGGAATGTGATCGGGCATGTCAAGGCGTGGTGGTGCGGAAGCCGTGTCTACAACGCCAGCGCGCATCAGCGCCATCGGCGCACATGGGCGATTTTCAAGGGCGATTCGCAGGCCCTGGGGCCGGAGCGCGAATACATTCTGGATGTCATGGCCCGCCCCCGTCCGCTTTTCGTGGCGGGCAAAGTCGGGGCGTTTCACTTTGATTTCGCGACCCGCGTCTTCGAGATGGAGTTCTCTCCCGGCGCGGCGAGGGGGCCTTCCGAGATCTTTATTCCCGCCGACCGGCACTACCCCGACGGGTTCCGCATTCGCTATCGCGACCTGGAACTCGCCTGGAACCCGAAGAAACCGCGCGGTTTCAGCGTGGTAAGCAACCCGGAACGCTACAACCGCTGGTTGTTTCGCTGGAATCGCAAGCAGCAGCGGCTGATCGTAAAGCGCTGGCCCGATCACGAACCCGTGGCGACCCTGCGGGTGGTGCCCGGGTGGAGAGACTGA
- a CDS encoding IS110 family transposase has protein sequence MQTTSAKELYAGADLHGNNVFLSICDREGTEVFRRRVRTTLDAVNEAMDPYWPQVQAMGIESTFNWYWLVDGLREQNRDVRLGNPAKMKQYKGLKHADDASDARWLAELLRLDIFPESYIYPKEVRSIRDALRRRQLFVRRRTQVMLSLQSLLERYGFKAPGSRALQQWTQADAEATGLDPFVQLQLRTLLEAVQCSERLAGQIESAVLGFIEPNPSFEQVQTVPGIGKALGMTIVLESGNFARFPNAGCYASYCRAVKSERSSNSRKKGENNKRNGNPFLAWAFVEAASFAPRFYPEIQSWYDRKKKKRNAIVAKKALAAKLSKAVWHVMNGEEYVMGMLF, from the coding sequence ATGCAAACGACCAGCGCAAAGGAATTGTACGCAGGAGCCGACCTGCATGGAAACAATGTTTTTCTCTCGATTTGCGACCGGGAAGGCACGGAAGTCTTCCGGCGGCGGGTACGAACCACGCTCGATGCAGTCAATGAGGCGATGGATCCCTACTGGCCGCAGGTTCAGGCGATGGGGATTGAGTCCACGTTCAACTGGTACTGGCTGGTGGACGGCTTGCGTGAGCAGAACCGGGACGTGCGATTGGGGAATCCGGCGAAGATGAAACAGTACAAGGGGTTGAAACATGCCGATGACGCATCGGATGCTCGTTGGCTGGCCGAACTGCTCCGATTGGATATTTTCCCGGAGAGCTACATTTATCCGAAGGAGGTTCGTTCGATTCGCGACGCGCTTCGACGCCGACAGCTGTTTGTCAGGCGGCGCACCCAGGTTATGCTCAGCCTGCAAAGCCTGCTGGAGCGTTACGGATTCAAGGCGCCGGGATCGCGTGCTCTTCAGCAGTGGACGCAGGCGGATGCCGAGGCGACGGGCCTTGATCCGTTCGTACAGCTTCAACTCCGCACGTTGCTTGAGGCGGTCCAGTGCAGTGAGCGGCTGGCCGGACAGATCGAATCAGCGGTGCTGGGGTTTATTGAGCCCAACCCATCGTTTGAACAGGTTCAGACCGTGCCGGGCATCGGGAAGGCGCTTGGGATGACCATCGTGCTTGAAAGCGGCAACTTCGCCCGCTTCCCGAACGCGGGATGCTACGCCTCCTACTGCCGCGCCGTCAAAAGTGAGCGAAGTTCCAACAGCAGGAAGAAAGGTGAGAACAATAAGCGCAACGGCAATCCGTTTCTCGCATGGGCTTTCGTTGAAGCCGCGAGCTTCGCTCCGCGCTTTTATCCGGAGATTCAATCCTGGTATGACCGGAAGAAGAAAAAGCGCAACGCGATTGTGGCGAAGAAGGCCTTGGCGGCAAAATTGTCCAAAGCCGTTTGGCATGTCATGAACGGGGAGGAATATGTAATGGGAATGTTGTTTTAA
- the ltrA gene encoding group II intron reverse transcriptase/maturase yields the protein MTEEATEYYRIDDRLLPPKLAALRQKLSQKAKQEKRFRFYSLYGHIGRADTLLAAWKHVRANGGKEGPDGVTIEDIEQSQGGVEAFLADIERSLKDRTYRAGKVRRVYIQKVNGKLRPLGIPSVRDRVVQTATVLILEPIFEADFKDCSHGFRPERSAHDALKAIGQELRQGRCAVYDADLAGYFDSIPHDKLIACVQMRVTDRSVLKLIRMWLKAPVEETEKGKPPTVKRNDKGTPQGGVISPLLANIYLHWFDAVFYRKDGPARWAKAKLVRYADDFVVLARYIGPQLEAFIEAKIEGWLGLKINRDKTRILDAREPGQTLDFLGYSFRYDRDLGGRPCRYWNLTPSRKALQRERDRLREMTGPEQCFKPLPTVIDELNMQMRGWANYFSLGYPRVAFRHVNGYVRQRLTRHAKRRSQRGYWPPEGMSYYAHFKNMGLIYL from the coding sequence ATGACAGAAGAAGCGACGGAGTACTATCGCATTGACGACAGACTCTTGCCGCCGAAACTCGCCGCGCTGAGACAGAAGCTGAGTCAGAAGGCCAAACAGGAGAAGCGGTTTCGCTTCTACAGTCTCTATGGCCACATTGGCCGGGCCGACACTCTGCTGGCGGCATGGAAACATGTACGCGCTAACGGCGGAAAAGAAGGCCCCGATGGTGTGACCATCGAGGACATCGAACAGAGTCAAGGAGGAGTCGAAGCCTTCTTGGCGGATATTGAACGCAGCCTGAAGGATCGAACCTACCGTGCTGGAAAAGTGCGGCGGGTCTACATCCAGAAGGTGAACGGGAAACTCCGTCCCTTGGGAATACCCTCGGTGCGGGATCGGGTCGTGCAGACCGCTACGGTTCTGATATTGGAACCGATCTTTGAAGCTGACTTCAAGGACTGCTCCCATGGGTTCCGGCCTGAGCGCTCGGCGCATGATGCGTTGAAGGCGATTGGGCAGGAGCTCCGGCAAGGGCGGTGTGCGGTGTATGATGCGGATCTGGCCGGCTATTTCGACAGTATTCCACACGACAAGCTCATCGCTTGTGTGCAGATGCGTGTCACCGACCGGTCCGTGCTGAAGCTGATCCGAATGTGGCTGAAAGCGCCGGTAGAGGAAACGGAGAAAGGCAAACCGCCGACCGTGAAGCGCAACGACAAGGGCACGCCGCAAGGCGGGGTCATTTCGCCGCTTCTGGCCAACATCTATCTGCACTGGTTCGATGCGGTGTTTTACCGCAAAGACGGACCGGCACGGTGGGCGAAGGCCAAACTGGTGAGGTACGCCGATGACTTCGTGGTCCTCGCCCGGTATATCGGTCCGCAACTCGAAGCGTTCATCGAAGCCAAGATAGAAGGGTGGCTCGGGCTGAAGATCAACCGGGACAAGACCCGGATACTCGATGCTCGGGAACCGGGGCAGACGCTGGACTTTCTCGGATATAGCTTCCGCTATGACCGGGACCTCGGCGGACGCCCGTGCCGGTACTGGAACCTGACACCGTCGCGGAAAGCGCTCCAACGGGAACGTGATCGGCTTCGGGAGATGACCGGACCGGAACAATGCTTCAAACCTCTGCCGACGGTGATCGACGAACTCAACATGCAAATGCGAGGATGGGCAAACTACTTCTCGCTGGGTTATCCGCGTGTGGCATTCCGCCACGTCAATGGATACGTGCGACAGCGTCTCACGCGACATGCGAAACGACGCAGTCAGCGCGGCTACTGGCCCCCTGAAGGTATGAGCTACTACGCGCATTTCAAGAACATGGGACTGATCTACCTGTGA
- a CDS encoding sulfatase: MKRREYLTAAACAAALPLGAAEEKKAPNVILIVTDDMGNQCGCYGDPQARTPNIDRLAREGTLFEVAYCAQPSCSPSRSAMITGIYPHANGQVGLTVSGYAVHDGTPCLVDWLRAAGYDLRSTGKLHMNPHGFPDFDFATPVGSDNARMVTIADRYRQQAGDKPFFIWYAYVDPHTPFEDQRNGFPAHPRGAEDVTAWDFLGGIDDPALRKEVAGYYNEVERADAGIGLLLERLETRGVLDETMIIVTGDQGPGFIRSKPYLYDAGIRVPLVIRWPKGVKAGQRRAEPVSAVDIAPTIPDFNIARRRARIPL; encoded by the coding sequence ATGAAACGACGTGAATATCTGACGGCCGCCGCCTGTGCGGCGGCACTGCCGCTGGGTGCCGCGGAGGAGAAAAAGGCGCCGAACGTGATCCTGATCGTCACGGACGATATGGGCAATCAGTGCGGATGTTACGGCGACCCGCAGGCGCGGACGCCGAACATCGACCGCCTCGCGCGCGAGGGCACGCTCTTCGAGGTCGCCTACTGTGCCCAGCCCTCGTGCAGTCCCTCGCGCAGTGCGATGATCACCGGAATCTACCCGCATGCGAACGGCCAGGTCGGGCTGACCGTGAGCGGATACGCCGTACACGACGGAACGCCGTGCCTGGTCGACTGGCTTCGCGCCGCGGGATACGATCTTCGTTCGACCGGCAAGTTGCACATGAACCCGCACGGGTTCCCCGACTTCGATTTTGCGACGCCGGTCGGCAGCGACAACGCACGCATGGTCACGATCGCCGATCGTTACAGGCAGCAGGCGGGCGATAAACCCTTCTTCATCTGGTACGCCTACGTCGATCCGCACACCCCGTTTGAGGATCAGCGTAACGGTTTCCCGGCGCATCCGCGCGGGGCGGAGGATGTAACGGCGTGGGATTTCCTCGGCGGCATCGACGACCCGGCGCTGCGAAAAGAGGTCGCCGGCTACTACAACGAGGTCGAACGCGCGGACGCGGGCATCGGGCTTCTGCTCGAACGGCTCGAAACACGCGGCGTCCTCGACGAGACGATGATCATCGTCACCGGCGACCAGGGCCCCGGATTTATCCGCAGCAAACCGTATCTCTACGACGCCGGCATTCGCGTGCCGCTGGTCATCCGCTGGCCGAAAGGGGTGAAGGCCGGACAGCGCCGCGCGGAACCGGTCTCGGCGGTCGATATCGCTCCGACCATTCCTGACTTCAACATTGCCCGAAGACGCGCTCGAATCCCCCTGTGA
- a CDS encoding prenyltransferase/squalene oxidase repeat-containing protein, with protein MVEYSRHEKLKRLGSRFGGPAGSLLVHAIIVLALTRWIVHEIPEPAGPGVTVETVEDAPPAIDPPPPEPAVGEDAPPSPPVVSAPKMKMPAPDLESLPAEVSAPSPPVPSASITREVLEESVPAPTRFSGRTEERRKKLLHRHVPEHALSIERALTRALDWLRDRQNADGSWGPVSGAKTRTQERCRLTGLVLMTYLAHGETGSSREYGHAVRDAMMYLLEAQDGSGHFCPVVPFSSPGHADDLGVYGHAIATYALCEAYGLTRAPVLRDPLRKALTVIVEGQQRGGGWDHRYQKAEWSDLSVAGWQVQALCAGRAAGVLVPGLEEALERFPRALAAHHAGEGVFHYRIGIKTPVSHDYMTGVAVVCLQLMGSGGHELAQAGLGHLRRCRISEWDEGWEKVASRRSFNIAYEWYYTTQALFHAGGGPWRDWNKRFAPMLLDAQERDGCWKPPSGDPSGEEIISVTAYSALALQVYYRILPSFQREPSACEHASAWTSEVDVHLD; from the coding sequence GTGGTTGAATACTCGCGGCATGAAAAACTCAAGCGGCTCGGATCCCGGTTCGGCGGGCCGGCGGGCTCGCTGCTCGTCCATGCGATCATCGTCCTCGCCCTGACACGATGGATCGTGCACGAGATCCCTGAGCCCGCGGGGCCCGGGGTCACGGTCGAAACGGTCGAGGACGCCCCGCCGGCGATCGATCCGCCCCCGCCCGAACCGGCCGTCGGGGAGGATGCGCCGCCGTCCCCGCCCGTCGTCAGCGCGCCGAAGATGAAGATGCCCGCTCCCGATCTCGAATCCCTGCCCGCGGAGGTATCCGCGCCTTCGCCCCCTGTTCCCTCCGCGTCCATAACGCGCGAAGTCCTGGAGGAGAGCGTTCCCGCGCCGACCCGCTTTTCCGGGAGGACGGAGGAGCGGCGCAAGAAGCTGCTTCATCGCCACGTTCCGGAGCATGCGTTGAGCATTGAGCGCGCGCTGACCCGCGCCCTGGACTGGCTTCGGGACCGTCAGAATGCCGACGGCTCCTGGGGTCCGGTTTCCGGCGCCAAGACGCGCACCCAGGAGCGCTGCCGTCTCACGGGGCTGGTGCTGATGACCTATCTCGCGCACGGCGAGACCGGTTCGTCGCGGGAATACGGGCACGCAGTCCGCGATGCTATGATGTACCTGCTGGAGGCCCAGGACGGATCCGGTCACTTCTGTCCGGTGGTGCCCTTTTCGTCCCCCGGACACGCGGACGATCTCGGCGTGTACGGTCACGCCATCGCCACCTACGCGCTGTGCGAGGCCTACGGGCTGACCCGCGCGCCGGTCCTGCGGGATCCGCTGCGGAAGGCGCTGACGGTGATCGTCGAGGGGCAGCAGCGCGGGGGCGGGTGGGATCACCGCTACCAGAAAGCGGAGTGGAGCGATCTGTCCGTAGCGGGCTGGCAGGTCCAGGCCCTGTGCGCCGGCCGTGCGGCGGGCGTGCTCGTGCCGGGGCTTGAGGAGGCGCTCGAGCGGTTTCCCCGCGCCCTTGCAGCGCATCATGCCGGCGAGGGCGTGTTTCATTACCGAATCGGCATCAAGACGCCGGTGAGCCATGACTACATGACCGGGGTCGCCGTCGTCTGCCTGCAGCTCATGGGCTCGGGCGGTCATGAACTCGCGCAGGCGGGACTCGGTCATCTGCGCCGATGCCGGATCAGCGAATGGGACGAGGGGTGGGAGAAGGTGGCTTCGCGGCGCAGTTTCAACATCGCCTATGAGTGGTATTACACCACCCAGGCCCTGTTTCACGCCGGAGGCGGCCCGTGGCGCGACTGGAACAAGCGGTTCGCTCCGATGCTGCTCGACGCCCAGGAGCGGGACGGCTGCTGGAAGCCGCCCTCCGGCGATCCCTCCGGCGAGGAGATCATCAGCGTCACCGCCTACTCCGCCCTCGCCCTCCAGGTCTACTACCGCATCCTCCCGTCCTTTCAACGTGAACCGTCCGCATGCGAGCACGCGTCCGCCTGGACCTCCGAGGTTGACGTCCATCTCGACTGA
- a CDS encoding ExbD/TolR family protein: MYGRKRRSRDDDGELSLTPMIDVVFQLLIYFLVTFSEPERLAGLAVSRKTKAEAPPPHASAAPVIRVAVLSGDGRFAINRREVDEASLKTILASLARCSTNQRVHVESDPRAPHRALVSVLDHCAACGLRKLAVVRSRQNPH; this comes from the coding sequence ATGTACGGACGCAAAAGGCGAAGCCGGGACGACGACGGGGAGCTGTCGCTCACGCCCATGATCGATGTGGTCTTTCAGCTCCTGATCTATTTTCTGGTCACCTTCAGCGAGCCCGAACGGCTCGCCGGTCTGGCCGTCTCCCGGAAGACTAAGGCGGAGGCCCCCCCGCCGCACGCGAGTGCGGCACCGGTGATCCGGGTGGCCGTGCTTTCCGGCGACGGCCGCTTCGCGATCAATCGGCGCGAGGTGGATGAAGCGTCATTGAAGACGATCCTCGCGAGCCTGGCGCGCTGCAGCACCAACCAGCGCGTTCACGTCGAGAGCGACCCGCGCGCCCCGCACCGGGCTCTGGTCTCCGTGCTGGATCACTGCGCGGCCTGCGGGCTCAGAAAGCTCGCGGTGGTGCGGTCCCGGCAGAACCCGCATTGA
- a CDS encoding ExbD/TolR family protein, with product MRRPEAAAANVNLTPMIDVVFQMIIFFVCTVQLDREALSEFIELAKAPNAPELSAEKDPRTITIEVDREGKVFIARTRLGPERLARVLRKASLEHGGEHAPVPARIRADGRAEHAAVQAVMDACAAAGMGELSFIALHEER from the coding sequence CGCCCTGAAGCCGCGGCGGCGAACGTCAACCTGACGCCGATGATCGACGTCGTATTCCAGATGATCATCTTTTTCGTCTGTACGGTGCAGCTCGACCGCGAGGCGCTGAGCGAATTCATCGAACTCGCGAAGGCGCCGAACGCGCCGGAACTGAGCGCGGAAAAGGATCCGCGTACCATCACCATCGAGGTCGACCGCGAGGGCAAGGTGTTCATCGCGCGCACCCGGCTCGGCCCGGAGAGGCTCGCGCGCGTGCTGCGCAAGGCCTCGCTGGAACACGGAGGCGAACACGCCCCTGTGCCCGCCCGCATACGGGCCGACGGTCGCGCGGAACATGCGGCGGTGCAGGCCGTGATGGACGCCTGCGCCGCGGCGGGCATGGGTGAATTGAGTTTTATTGCCCTGCATGAGGAACGCTGA